One window of the Anopheles cruzii chromosome 2, idAnoCruzAS_RS32_06, whole genome shotgun sequence genome contains the following:
- the LOC128268332 gene encoding uncharacterized protein LOC128268332: MCNRTLIAELLLVVALGTASFAAATAGGCSWRASSSWFGGEICVLQKVYDDCHETSDFSECLKQRALTTISRAIDLDSIQLVDGVSLVKQRTSGSTGEQGADNGPIAGLSDARSLEGLSGTDQSLLRKIDQFLKSHTISFDLSEARGSGNKKNGSRYVIAALLTAMGIAGPIGLKTLGAIAFKALVISKVALTIASIMALKKIFKADHHEETSFQVHTGHDNRRATYFVRPVRGNDPYRYYYEQPAV, from the exons ATGTGTAACCGAACGCTGATCGCGGAGCTCCTGCTTGTGGTGGCCCTGGGAACCGCCAGCTttgcggcggccaccgccgggggtTGCTCGTggcgcgccagcagcagctggttcGGTGGCGAGATCTGCGTCCTGCAGAAGGTCTACGATGACTGTCACGAGACCAGCGACTTCAGCGAGTGCCTCAAGCAGCGCGCCCTGACCACCATCTCTAGGGCGATCGACCTG GACTCGATCCAGCTGGTCGATGGAGTGTCGCTGGTTAAGCAGCGGACCAGCGGGTCCACCGGTGAGCAGGGGGCGGACAACGGGCCCATCGCCGGCCTGTCGGATGCCCGCTCGCTGGAGGGACTCAGCGGCACGGACCAGTCGCTGCTGCGGAAGATCGACCAGTTCCTCAAGAGCCACACCATCAGCTTCGATCTGTCCGAAGCGCGCGGAAGTGGCAACAAGAAGAACGGCAGCCGCTACGTGATCGCGGCCCTGCTGACCGCCATGGGCATTGCCGGGCCGATCGGTCTGAAGACGCTCGGTGCGATCGCGTTCAAGGCGCTGGTGATCAGCAAGGTGGCCCTCACGATCGCCAGTATTATGGCGCTCAAGAAGATCTTCAAGGCGGACCACCACGAGGAGACCAGCTTCCAGGTGCACACCGGCCACGACAACCGCCGGGCCACGTACTTCGTGCGCCCCGTCCGCGGCAACGACCCGTACCGGTACTACTACGAGCAGCCGGCCGTCTAA